DNA sequence from the Paenibacillus azoreducens genome:
TATGTATGAAGTGTTGGATTATACCGTTCCTTTGCTTCCCGACAACAAGCCGCGTTATCTGATGGGCGTCGGATCTCCGGATGCGCTGATTGAGGGTTCGATTCGGGGAGTGGACATGTTTGACTGTGTTCTTCCGACTCGGATTGCACGTAACGGAACGACAATGACAAGCCAGGGACGGCTCGTGGTCCGAAACGCTCAATACGCCAGAGATTTTGGTCCCCTTGACCCTGCATGCGATTGCTATACTTGCCGGAACTATTCAAGAGCCTATCTGCGGCATCTGATTAAAGCCGACGAGACATTTGGCTTGAGACTGACGACGTATCATAACTTGCATTTCCTCATCAATTTGATGAAGAAAGTGCGGCAAAGCATCATGGAAGACAGGCTGCTTGATTTTCGCGATGAGTTTTTTGAACAGTATGGGCTTCATGAAAATGATAAAGGTTTCTAAGCCAGGGATCTTTTTTGCAAGTCCCAAAACAGCATTACAGGGTTAGTCCATGAAAGGGGGGAAAAGAGAACATGTTTAATATGTTTGAAAGCTTTGAATTGGCTGCGGATGCGACTCCAGCTGGGGGCGGCGGTCTTGTAGGTTTGATTCTGCCGCTTGTTTTGATGTTTGCGATCTTCTATTTCCTGCTGATTCGTCCGCAACAAAAGAAACAAAAAAGCCGCAATTTGATGCTGGGCGCATTGAAAAAAGGCGATAAAGTGGTGACGATCGGCGGTCTTCACGGAACCATCATGGAAATTACGGATGACGTCGTTGTGCTGCGGGTGAATGATGTAACCAAGCTGACATTTGACCGCAGTTCGATCAGTCATGCCAAAAGCAGTCCGGCTGAAAGCGAAAGCTAAACCGAAGCTACATAAGTTGGCTTTGATTCTAACTATAGGTAATGATCAAAAAGGCAGCTTCCCCTGGGGAAGCTGCCTTTTTGGCAATAAGATGTTCTGATTAAAAGCTATCAAACATTCTGCCGGACTGGCGAATCATATAACGATCCTTTTCTTTCAGAGAGAGCTTGGCAAACAAGATGCCGAGATTCGAAGCCAGAAGCCCCAGAATCGTACCTGCGACCATGTCCGTCAACCAGTGGATGCCCAAATAAAAGATGCTGAAGATAATAATAATGGCGCTGATCGTCGTGATGATCCCAAATCGGCGGTTACCCGACCGCAAACCTAAAACCATCAGGGTAACGGAAATGGATGTATGAAGACTTGGGAAGCAGTTGTCCAGACCGGATAAAGGCCTGTACTCCTTTTCGAAATTCGAAAATACATCAAGCATCAAGAAGGAGACCCCCGAAGGCGGGTACGACCAAACTTCGTTGACCGGAAAAAAGAGATAAAACGGTATAGCAATAGTGTAGTTAATTATGATTGCAATACAGGTCGCGAGAACAAATACTTTATTTTGCTCGGAAATATATACGCCAATCGAAGCGACGAGCAGTGATTGAAACACGACGACATAGAAGAAAACAGAGACAGGCGTAATATAGCTGCTGTGGAAAAAGTCTTGCAAATTTTTTACAAAATGACCTTCAAGACCGAAAACCCAAGGCGTAAAGTCATAATGCAAATCGAGCATTTTCTCTACCTGCAATTCGTAACTATTGACCAGGAGAATACCTACCATAATGGCAAAGAACAGCAAAAATTTACGAGAGACAAGCAATTCCTTAATAAAAAGATAAGCTGCTTTTAACGGATTGCGGAGCGTACCCAGCCAAATCAATAAGAGAATCGTTATTCCTGAGGCAATGGATATGCTCAGCATGGATTGATATAGCAAATTTGAAGAAGCCTCCTCTTGTAAGAATCAACTGGAATTAGTTTACCACATTTCAAGAGAAGAGACCTCTATTAATTATTTTTCAGGTTTACACCGAACATGCCGCCAAGGGCTGCCGAAGCAAACACGGTACTAACAAGTACCAGGTCTCCGACGCGAAGATGGCTGTCCAGTGCGAGAAATCCGATCAGCATAATCATCAGACCGTATAAAATGCCGGTAACCCCGCCATTGTACCAGCCCCTTTTTCCCGATCGCTTGCCGGCAATCAGTCCGCCGAGGGCGGCTGCGATGGCATGAACTACATAAACGTAGCGGGAGAGGTTTTCCTCATTCATTCCGCTGGACCAGAGCAAAAGCGAGAGGACAAGCGCGCCGATCATCATCCAGAGGAAAGAATAATACAGTCCCGACAGGATCGGGTTGGTGATACGGAAAGAAAATACGCGCCGGATCATGTGCATAACTAGAACCCCCTTAATATAATCCTTATTCCTTAAGTTATTGTAAATCTATGTCCAAGCCTTACCGGGTAGTACAAGTAATTTTCTAATCGCTATACCGCTGCGGAAGTGCATGGGAAAATTGGAAAACGGCCAAAATATCAGCATAAGTTTCCGCGAAAGAAGACGAGAAAGGAAGTTGGCCATATGACGTCGCATGTACTGATCATCGTTTTTCGTACCGTACTCATGTATTTCGTCATTTATTTAACGCTTAGGATTATGGGTAAGAGGGAAATCGGCAAATTATCCATTTTCGATCTCGTCATATCCATCATGATTGCAGAGATTGGCGTATTCGTGTTGGAGGATATCATGCGCCCGATCTCTGACGGCATTGTTCCAATGGTCACACTCGTCATCATCCAACTCTCCATCGCTTATATCAGCTTAAAGAGCAGAAAAATTCGCTTGTTATTTGAGGGAAAGCCGAGCATTCTGGTATCGGACGGCAAATTGCATCGGGGTGAAATGAAAAAACAGCGCTATAATCTGGATGATCTGCTGCAGCAGCTGCGCGGGCAAAACATTAAAAATATTGCCGATGTGGAATTTGCCATCCTGGAGAATTCTGGACAGCTTACAGTCATTCCTAAATCCAAATCCGAAACGAATCGGAACCCTTCCGCACGCCTGCATCCTGAAGTAGAGTTAGGATATAAAGCGCAATTCAAGCCCAAATCGAGAAAAAAAGTGCTCGTTCCGGCCGGATCGTTCAGCTACAGCACGCTTCCTATTCCGCTGATTATGGATGGGATTGTGCAGGATGACAACTTGCGCCTTCTGAAAAAAAACCGCTTCTGGCTAAAAAACCAAATTCAAAAACGGGGCGCCGCCGAGTTTAAGGATGTTTTTTTATGCTCCATTGATCATCAGGGCAGGGTGTATGTCGACCGGAAATAATCAGTGATTTTCATGCCGCTGGATTTCGGGGTTCGTCGGATGGGCCAAACCATCTGCCGATCACGGGCACTCTTCTGAGGTCGCGCGGCGAAACCAGCTTGATCGCAAAGACACTAATCAAAAAACCAACGACACCGGCCAGAAGTGCCGCGAAGAATTGAAACCAGCTGACATTGTTAAAAGGCAAATAACGGTAGGCATAGGTTGTTATCGCTGCCATGATGATCATGGCGCACGCAAGCTTCAGCATGTCAATCAGCTTGAAGCGGTACGCAAGCAGGCGGCTGACGCTGTAGCCGTGCATAACGGTGACGATAATACTGTTAGCGATAATGGCGATGACGGCGCCGTAAATCCCGTATTGAGGCTGCGAGGATAGGTACCAGATCAGAAAAAGTTTGGTCGATGCGCCAACCAGCATGTTAAACAGTGCTCTACCCGGCCGATCCAATGCCTGCAGCGCTGCCTGCAGCGGAGCCTGTACATATAGAAAAAGCGCAAACGGGGCGAGCATGCGCAGCATTCCCGAGATTTCCGTATTGTTGTACAGCAGCCCGCACAGCGGTTCGGCCAGCACATACATAACGACGGCAAAAGGTGCGCCGGTAACCAGGGCCAGACGGATGGTTTGATTCATCCGCTTGTGAATGGTGATCCGGTCTTTGCGGGCGGCCGCTTCGGACAATGACGGAACCAGGGAGACTGCCAGGGATGAGGTCAACGCCCCGGGCAAAAGCAAAACGGGAATGATCATGCCCTGCAGGGCGCCGTACTGCGCCGTGGCTACGGATGTCGCGATCCCGGCGATCGCAAGGCTTTGGGCGGTAATGATGGATTCAAACAGATAGGAGAAAGAACCGACGAGTTTGCCTGCCGTGACGGGGACGGTAATGTTCATCAGACGGTAAAACAGACCGCGTTTTTCCAGGGCGCTGCGTTTTGCTTGATCCGCCGCCTCGGAAGGCAAATGCCGTTCTTTACGGAATTGCCACAGCAGGGCAAGCAGTCCGAAAAACTCGCCTGCCGTTACCCCAAGCATGGCCCCGGCTGCGGCAAAAGCAAGTCCCTTTGGCAGCAGCAAATACGAAAACCATAACATGCATACGATTCTGGCCAGGGTTTCGATGATAGAAGAAGAGGCGGAAGGAATCATATTTTGTTTGCCCTGAAAGTACCCCCTGTACACGGATGATACCGCTACGATGACAAGCATCGGACTCATGCTGATAAAGGTGTAATATACGCGCGAATCCGTCAAAATATTTTGCGTGACCCATGGGGATAGCCAAATGGAGAGC
Encoded proteins:
- a CDS encoding TIGR04086 family membrane protein — translated: MHMIRRVFSFRITNPILSGLYYSFLWMMIGALVLSLLLWSSGMNEENLSRYVYVVHAIAAALGGLIAGKRSGKRGWYNGGVTGILYGLMIMLIGFLALDSHLRVGDLVLVSTVFASAALGGMFGVNLKNN
- the yajC gene encoding preprotein translocase subunit YajC is translated as MFESFELAADATPAGGGGLVGLILPLVLMFAIFYFLLIRPQQKKQKSRNLMLGALKKGDKVVTIGGLHGTIMEITDDVVVLRVNDVTKLTFDRSSISHAKSSPAESES
- a CDS encoding phosphatase PAP2 family protein gives rise to the protein MLYQSMLSISIASGITILLLIWLGTLRNPLKAAYLFIKELLVSRKFLLFFAIMVGILLVNSYELQVEKMLDLHYDFTPWVFGLEGHFVKNLQDFFHSSYITPVSVFFYVVVFQSLLVASIGVYISEQNKVFVLATCIAIIINYTIAIPFYLFFPVNEVWSYPPSGVSFLMLDVFSNFEKEYRPLSGLDNCFPSLHTSISVTLMVLGLRSGNRRFGIITTISAIIIIFSIFYLGIHWLTDMVAGTILGLLASNLGILFAKLSLKEKDRYMIRQSGRMFDSF
- the spoVB gene encoding stage V sporulation protein B, yielding MNGRVEHIHIYKRSVTIAVAAELRHGRGSGQLNKLTPKKQTFIQGTMILLAAGIVNRILGFIPRIALPRIIGAEGVGIYQLGYPFFLVLVTVITGGIPLAVAKLVSEAETENKPQNSAFVLRVSLILTVGLGILFMMLSIWLSPWVTQNILTDSRVYYTFISMSPMLVIVAVSSVYRGYFQGKQNMIPSASSSIIETLARIVCMLWFSYLLLPKGLAFAAAGAMLGVTAGEFFGLLALLWQFRKERHLPSEAADQAKRSALEKRGLFYRLMNITVPVTAGKLVGSFSYLFESIITAQSLAIAGIATSVATAQYGALQGMIIPVLLLPGALTSSLAVSLVPSLSEAAARKDRITIHKRMNQTIRLALVTGAPFAVVMYVLAEPLCGLLYNNTEISGMLRMLAPFALFLYVQAPLQAALQALDRPGRALFNMLVGASTKLFLIWYLSSQPQYGIYGAVIAIIANSIIVTVMHGYSVSRLLAYRFKLIDMLKLACAMIIMAAITTYAYRYLPFNNVSWFQFFAALLAGVVGFLISVFAIKLVSPRDLRRVPVIGRWFGPSDEPRNPAA
- a CDS encoding DUF421 domain-containing protein codes for the protein MTSHVLIIVFRTVLMYFVIYLTLRIMGKREIGKLSIFDLVISIMIAEIGVFVLEDIMRPISDGIVPMVTLVIIQLSIAYISLKSRKIRLLFEGKPSILVSDGKLHRGEMKKQRYNLDDLLQQLRGQNIKNIADVEFAILENSGQLTVIPKSKSETNRNPSARLHPEVELGYKAQFKPKSRKKVLVPAGSFSYSTLPIPLIMDGIVQDDNLRLLKKNRFWLKNQIQKRGAAEFKDVFLCSIDHQGRVYVDRK